A region of Gadus morhua chromosome 18, gadMor3.0, whole genome shotgun sequence DNA encodes the following proteins:
- the LOC115531710 gene encoding uncharacterized protein LOC115531710, with protein MYLRKIVMPFQFTLLLNHCYVLLLQKFMVLNIFPMLQGYRVTDVLQEELLARLQSRLQQALSRQPLDLDFLEFVITIKVLYLDAATNNRANTAFSFFLEATRLHGVPSRVTDVLQEELLARLQSRLQQALSRQPLDLDFLEFVCCNKLVLFHSFADQIHIDNDILQQLNYLLELVHAAIVNSPTESHFDTAVGLKGKPRMIIQKDQLQHLLDSQFSVPCIAQLLGVSPRTIFRRMAEYGLSVRGFYSTMTDAELDNMVRAIKTQMPNAGYRSVKGQLMAMGSRVQWERITDSMHRLDAAGILSRLARLGCTVRISYSVRGPLALVHIDTNHKLIRYNLVIFGGVDGFSRKVLYLDAATNNRANTAFSFFLEATRLHGVPSRVRGDQGVENVDIAHFMFERRGTGRASFISGKSVHNQRIERMWRDVWMAVTCIFYDVLHTLEEDGVLDIANIMHLFCVHYVFLPRLRSALQVFVAGWNHHPLRTERNHTPEQLWQMGHLNTPQDSENLEDLQNRELDREGSLMTPEATVRGVQVPEFQPPLPAEDLAVLQSALNPLIDSDSNGYDLYIQVLEFVKHTLQPPID; from the exons ATGTATTTGAGAAAAATCGTAATGCCCTTTCAATTCACATTACTTCTGAATCACTGCTATGTGTTACTGCTGCAGAAGTTCATGGTTCTTAATATTTTTCCTATGTTACAGGGTTACAGGGTTACAGACGTCCTTCAGGAGGAGTTACTTGCACGGCTACAGTCAAGACTGCAGCAAGCACTTTCCAGGCAGCCTCTTGATTTGGACTTCCTAGAGTTTGTCATTACAATTAAG GTCCTGTACTTGGATGCAGCAACCAACAACCGTGCCAATACAGCATTCTCCTTTTTCCTTGAGGCCACTCGGTTACATGGTGTTCCATCAAG GGTTACAGACGTCCTTCAGGAGGAGTTACTTGCACGGCTACAGTCAAGACTCCAGCAAGCACTTTCCAGGCAGCCTCTTGATTTGGACTTCCTAGAGTTTGTCTGCTGCAACAAATTAGTTTTATTTCATTCTTTTGCTGATCAGATCCACATAGACAATGATATTTTGCAGCAGTTAAACTATTTGTTGGAGCTGGTCCATGCGGCAATTGTGAACAGTCCAACTGAATCACATTTTGACACAGCTGTGGGTTTGAAGGGAAAACCCAGAATGATAATCCAGAAAGATCAGCTGCAACATTTGTTAGACTCACAATTCTCTGTACCATGCATAGCTCAGTTATTAGGTGTATCACCAAGAACTATTTTTCGAAGGATGGCAGAGTATGGGCTGAGCGTGAGAGGATTCTACAGCACCATGACTGACGCAGAGCTCGATAATATGGTCAGAGCTATTAAAACACAGATGCCCAATGCAGGGTACAGGAGTGTAAAGGGACAGCTCATGGCAATGGGTAGCCGTGTTCAATGGGAGAGGATTACAGACTCAATGCATCGTCTCGATGCAGCTGGAATCCTGTCCCGACTTGCAAGGCTTGGCTGCACTGTACGAATATCATACTCAGTACGAGGTCCCCTTGCATTGGTGCACATTGACACAAACCATAAACTCATCAG GTACAACCTGGTAATATTTGGTGGAGTTGATGGATTTTCCAGAAAG GTCCTGTACTTGGATGCAGCAACCAACAACCGTGCCAATACAGCATTCTCCTTTTTCCTTGAGGCCACTCGGTTACATGGTGTTCCATCAAG GGTTCGTGGAGATCAAGGCGTTGAAAATGTGGACATTGCCCATTTCATGTTCGAGAGACGTGGAACCGGTCGAGCTAGCTTTATCTCGGGAAAGAGTGTACACAATCAAAG GATTGAACGGATGTGGCGAGATGTGTGGATGGCTGTGACTTGCATCTTTTATGATGTGCTTCACACGCTCGAGGAAGATGGTGTTTTGGACATAGCAAACATAATGCACCTTTTCTGCGTGCATTATGTCTTCCTGCCTCGCCTTCGATCAGCACTACAGGTCTTTGTAGCTGGCTGGAATCACCATCCCCTCAGAACGGAGAGAAACCACACCCCAGAGCAGCTGTGGCAGatgggacacctcaacactccacAGGACAGTGAAAATCTTGAG GACCTGCAAAATCGAGAACTGGACAGGGAGGGTTCCCTGATGACCCCAGAGGCCACTGTCAGAGGAGTTCAGGTCCCGGAATTTCAACCGCCTCTGCCTGCTGAAGATCTGGCAGTACTTCAGTCGGCACTCAACCCTTTAATTGATTCAGATTCAAATGGTTATGACCTTTATATACAGGTGTTAGAATTTGTTAAACACACGCTTCAACCCCCCATTGATTAG